TTCATAGTCCAGCGACCCTTTAAACGGTGGATTTGCCAATACTAATGTGTACTTTTCAGCGTCTTTGTTATCCTCTGATAATGAGTCTCGATACTCAATATTCGGTGCATCCACACCGTGTAGCATCATATTCATTGCACCAATACGCAACATCGTTGTATCCATATCATTTCCGTAGAACATTGTGTTATGGAAATGCTCTTTTAGCCCTTGAACAAGGAACAAATCCTGGTGGTATTTGCGTAAGTATTCACTTGCGGCTACCAAGAAGCCTGCTGACCCCATTGCTGGGTCTATAATGGAATCTTCAGGTGATGGTTTCATTAATTCGACGATCATTTTAATAATATGACGCGGTGTACGGAATTGACCATTTGTTCCAGATGTCTGCAACTTAGATAATAAATACTCATAAATATCCCCTTTTGTATCACGCTCTTCCATTTGGATACTATCTAGAGATGTTACAACCTTTTGAAGCGTCGCTGGCTTATTGATAAGGAATGAAGCGTCTTTCATATACTTAGAGAATGCCGAATCCTCTTTACCACCTAACGTCTTGATAAAAGGAAAAATTGTACTTACCATCACTTGATGCATTTCTTCTGCTGGTAATTGCTTAAATTGAGTCCATCGCATCTTAGGCCAATGTTTTTTTTGAAGGTCATTAAAATCAGCAGGCATTTCAGAGAATAAACCTTTATATTCTAATCCCAGAAAATTAGCTTCTTTCTCTTTTCGTAATTCAATTTCATCTAAACCC
This genomic window from Pradoshia eiseniae contains:
- a CDS encoding type I restriction-modification system subunit M, with the protein product MITGEIRNKIDWIWTTLWTEGNTNPLTNIEQLTYLLFIKGLDEIELRKEKEANFLGLEYKGLFSEMPADFNDLQKKHWPKMRWTQFKQLPAEEMHQVMVSTIFPFIKTLGGKEDSAFSKYMKDASFLINKPATLQKVVTSLDSIQMEERDTKGDIYEYLLSKLQTSGTNGQFRTPRHIIKMIVELMKPSPEDSIIDPAMGSAGFLVAASEYLRKYHQDLFLVQGLKEHFHNTMFYGNDMDTTMLRIGAMNMMLHGVDAPNIEYRDSLSEDNKDAEKYTLVLANPPFKGSLDYESVSNDLLKVAKTKKTELLFISLFLRILKPGGRAAVIVPDGVLFGSSNAHKAIRKEIIENNKLEGIISMPSGVFKPYAGVSTGIMIFTKTGTGGTDNVWFYDMKADGYSLDDKRMKIEANDIDDIIVRFSNLDKEKERKRTEQSFFVPVDEIREQGYDLSINKYKEIEYEELEYSSPGEIIDYIQELEDEIVIGLNELKSLISEG